Proteins encoded in a region of the Leifsonia sp. PS1209 genome:
- a CDS encoding acyltransferase has product MSSSSRRLTSLDGLRGVAALIVVAHHVSLLYQPFAATYMGGDLPAEGSLAWWFSHSPLKLLTAGPEAVIIFFVLSGFVLSLPVLRPREFDWMAYFPRRLVRIGLPVLCSLVFAAGLALLVPQIPRFGTSSWAASTSVHPLSIERFLVNIDPLMPDVTLNNPLWSIFWEMAFSMALALFVGLAVVLKRFWPLVLALAVASTFLGIDSQAQSFRYLPAFFVGALAAALFPRIQAIGAAISSWRIGHVVWAVVFVASLLLLIGTWLFPALTPIPAMWLAGFQPVAALIIVICCLEWSPLAWLLSVGPLRWAGMVSFSLYLVHVPIILTFYYLFPSLSLPVVGMLAVVTAIAVAAAFYWLIEKRSHTLSKITGAAVARGFAHRGSGETAAAAAPDAQQTPARELASDSRA; this is encoded by the coding sequence ATGTCTTCCTCTTCTCGCCGCCTCACCTCCCTCGACGGGCTCCGCGGCGTCGCCGCTCTGATCGTGGTCGCGCACCACGTGAGCCTGCTGTACCAGCCTTTCGCGGCGACGTACATGGGCGGGGACCTTCCGGCAGAGGGGTCGCTGGCGTGGTGGTTCAGCCACTCCCCGCTGAAGCTCCTGACGGCCGGCCCGGAAGCCGTGATCATCTTCTTCGTGCTCAGCGGCTTCGTGCTGAGCCTTCCCGTGCTCAGACCGCGCGAGTTCGACTGGATGGCGTATTTCCCCCGCCGCCTCGTGCGCATCGGCCTGCCCGTGCTCTGTTCACTCGTGTTCGCAGCAGGGCTCGCCCTCCTCGTGCCGCAGATCCCGCGATTCGGGACGAGCTCCTGGGCGGCGTCGACGAGCGTGCATCCGCTCAGCATCGAGCGGTTCCTCGTCAACATCGACCCGCTGATGCCGGATGTGACGCTCAACAATCCGCTGTGGTCCATCTTCTGGGAGATGGCGTTCTCGATGGCGCTCGCGCTCTTCGTCGGCCTCGCCGTCGTGCTCAAGCGGTTCTGGCCGCTCGTGCTCGCCCTGGCCGTCGCATCCACGTTCCTCGGCATCGACTCGCAGGCGCAGAGCTTCCGCTACCTCCCCGCCTTCTTCGTCGGCGCGCTGGCCGCCGCACTGTTCCCGCGCATCCAGGCCATCGGCGCCGCCATCTCGTCGTGGCGCATCGGGCACGTGGTCTGGGCCGTCGTGTTCGTGGCGTCGCTTCTGCTGCTGATCGGCACCTGGCTGTTCCCGGCGCTCACGCCCATCCCGGCGATGTGGCTGGCAGGATTCCAGCCGGTGGCGGCGCTGATCATCGTGATCTGCTGCCTGGAGTGGTCGCCGCTGGCGTGGCTGCTGTCCGTGGGCCCGCTGCGCTGGGCCGGCATGGTGTCGTTCAGCCTCTACCTCGTGCACGTCCCGATCATCCTGACGTTCTACTACCTCTTCCCGTCCCTCTCGCTTCCGGTGGTCGGCATGCTCGCCGTGGTGACCGCCATCGCGGTCGCCGCCGCCTTCTACTGGCTCATCGAGAAGCGCTCGCACACACTGTCGAAGATCACCGGAGCGGCTGTAGCACGCGGCTTCGCGCACCGCGGCTCCGGAGAGACGGCAGCAGCGGCTGCACCGGATGCGCAGCAGACCCCGGCGCGCGAGCTAGCGTCCGATTCGCGCGCCTGA
- the rfbD gene encoding dTDP-4-dehydrorhamnose reductase — MTRYLITGAAGQLGLDLQQALAGREVTALRRADLDVADRDAVLAAVAGHDVVINAAAYTKVDDAETHEDEAYAINATGPENLAIAAKQHGAKLVTVSTDYVFDGHGSAPYAEDAPRDPINAYGRTKAAGEELALSAHPDGTYVVRTAWLYGAGGANFAKTMVKLAGSHETVSVVEDQLGQPTWTADLAAQIVAMLDADAPAGVYHGTNAGETSWYGFAKAVFSEAGLNPDRVTPTDSSAFARPAPRPSYSVLGHEAWRAAGLEPMRAWDEALADAARHGVLEQHDNPESGR, encoded by the coding sequence ATGACGCGCTACCTGATCACCGGCGCCGCCGGGCAGCTCGGGCTCGACCTGCAGCAGGCGCTCGCCGGCCGTGAGGTCACCGCTCTGCGCCGTGCCGACCTCGATGTCGCCGACCGGGATGCCGTGCTCGCCGCCGTCGCCGGCCACGACGTGGTCATCAACGCGGCCGCGTACACCAAGGTCGACGACGCGGAGACGCACGAAGACGAGGCGTACGCGATCAACGCGACCGGCCCGGAGAACCTCGCCATCGCGGCGAAGCAGCACGGCGCGAAGCTCGTGACCGTCTCCACCGACTACGTGTTCGACGGCCACGGCAGCGCCCCGTACGCCGAGGACGCCCCGCGCGATCCGATCAACGCGTACGGCCGCACGAAGGCCGCCGGCGAGGAACTGGCGCTCTCTGCGCATCCGGACGGCACGTACGTGGTGCGCACCGCGTGGCTCTACGGAGCGGGCGGCGCGAACTTCGCCAAGACGATGGTGAAGCTCGCGGGAAGCCACGAGACCGTCAGTGTCGTGGAGGACCAGCTCGGCCAGCCCACCTGGACGGCCGACCTGGCGGCACAGATCGTCGCCATGCTCGACGCGGACGCTCCAGCAGGGGTCTACCACGGCACCAACGCGGGCGAGACGAGCTGGTACGGCTTCGCCAAGGCGGTCTTCAGCGAGGCCGGTTTGAACCCTGATAGGGTCACACCGACCGACAGCTCCGCGTTCGCCCGCCCTGCACCTCGGCCCTCGTACTCGGTGCTCGGTCACGAGGCATGGCGCGCCGCCGGCCTCGAGCCCATGCGCGCGTGGGACGAAGCACTGGCAGACGCAGCGCGTCACGGAGTTCTGGAGCAGCATGACAACCCTGAGAGTGGTCGTTGA
- a CDS encoding cell wall-binding repeat-containing protein → MTNTGERVRTRTKLFGIVAAGATAIALLSAPTAAVADTSDDQRAAAYYAQVQAAAAAAGTAVSPEAEQQNVIDGMGEFHATGASDAVASKFVAGNLVSDAVFYKGNAWSVGTIQSFLNTKGAGCTTKAAPGCLKNFKQTTSSKAADPMCAAYQGAAGESAATIIAKVGVACGINPVVLVTMIQKEQGLVSTSAPTQWMYDHATGWNCPDTSLGCDSSAASTGFFNQVYGAAWQFKRYADPAGTTPSFGWIKVGKVNAVRYNLDASCGSAQVAIFNKATAALYYYTPYTPNAASLASYPGTGDSCSAYGTRNFWMLFNAWYGSSTAGSVPALSRLSGGDRYETSAAISRAAYPSPGAGVSSAYIASGLNFPDALAAAPAAAKLGGPLLLVQTTAVPAPIMTELRRLKPAKIFIAGGAASVTNGVIQQLRSITSSVTRVSDYDRFTTSIAIANQAFPAGADTAYVTSGMNFPDALSAGGAAGAQGKPVLLVNGALGSPDSLTVAELRKLKATKVNVVGGPASVSAGFANGLQKLGFTVTRLAGSDRFATSVAVNAAAFPGATSTALLASGAAFPDALSGAAYAAAAKSPLQVTPQGCVYPQAAEQTLRAPTYKLLGGTTALSDLVGKLSVCQ, encoded by the coding sequence GTGACTAACACGGGGGAGCGCGTCCGCACGCGCACGAAATTGTTCGGGATCGTCGCGGCGGGGGCCACGGCGATCGCGCTGCTCTCAGCGCCGACGGCGGCGGTGGCGGACACGTCGGACGACCAGCGCGCGGCCGCGTACTACGCCCAGGTGCAGGCGGCAGCGGCTGCGGCGGGAACCGCGGTCTCGCCGGAGGCCGAGCAGCAGAACGTGATCGACGGGATGGGCGAGTTCCACGCCACCGGGGCGTCCGACGCTGTGGCGTCGAAGTTCGTCGCGGGCAACCTGGTGAGCGACGCGGTCTTCTACAAGGGCAACGCGTGGAGTGTGGGGACCATCCAGTCGTTCCTGAACACCAAGGGCGCTGGATGCACCACGAAGGCAGCGCCCGGATGCCTCAAGAACTTCAAGCAGACCACCTCGTCCAAGGCGGCCGACCCGATGTGCGCGGCATACCAGGGGGCGGCGGGGGAGTCCGCGGCCACCATCATCGCGAAGGTGGGCGTCGCCTGCGGCATCAACCCGGTGGTGCTCGTCACGATGATCCAGAAGGAGCAGGGGCTCGTCTCGACCAGCGCTCCGACCCAGTGGATGTACGACCACGCCACGGGCTGGAACTGCCCGGACACGAGCCTCGGCTGTGACAGCAGCGCAGCATCCACGGGCTTCTTCAACCAGGTCTACGGCGCCGCGTGGCAGTTCAAGCGCTACGCGGACCCGGCGGGCACCACCCCATCGTTCGGCTGGATCAAGGTCGGCAAGGTGAACGCCGTGCGCTACAACCTCGACGCCTCCTGCGGCTCGGCCCAGGTCGCCATCTTCAACAAGGCGACCGCCGCGCTGTACTACTACACGCCGTACACGCCGAACGCCGCCTCGCTCGCCAGCTACCCGGGAACCGGCGACAGCTGCTCGGCATACGGCACCCGCAACTTCTGGATGCTGTTCAACGCCTGGTACGGATCGTCCACCGCAGGCTCGGTGCCCGCGCTGTCGCGCCTCTCCGGTGGGGACAGGTACGAGACGTCCGCCGCCATCTCCCGCGCCGCATATCCGAGCCCCGGCGCAGGGGTCTCCTCTGCGTACATCGCGAGCGGCTTGAACTTCCCGGACGCGCTCGCCGCCGCTCCGGCGGCAGCGAAGCTGGGCGGGCCGCTGCTGCTCGTGCAGACCACTGCTGTTCCCGCTCCGATCATGACGGAGCTGCGCAGGCTCAAGCCGGCGAAGATCTTCATCGCCGGAGGGGCGGCCTCCGTGACGAATGGGGTGATCCAGCAGCTGCGCTCCATCACCTCGTCGGTGACGCGGGTCTCGGACTACGACAGGTTCACCACATCCATCGCCATCGCGAACCAGGCCTTCCCCGCCGGAGCCGACACGGCATACGTCACGTCGGGGATGAACTTCCCCGACGCACTCTCCGCCGGCGGAGCCGCCGGAGCGCAGGGCAAGCCCGTGCTGCTGGTCAACGGCGCGCTCGGCTCACCCGACAGCCTGACCGTCGCCGAGCTGCGGAAGCTCAAGGCCACCAAGGTGAACGTCGTCGGCGGCCCCGCCAGCGTGTCCGCCGGGTTCGCCAACGGCCTGCAGAAGCTCGGCTTCACGGTCACGAGGCTCGCGGGCAGCGACCGTTTCGCCACCAGCGTGGCCGTCAACGCCGCCGCGTTCCCCGGGGCGACGTCCACCGCGCTGCTCGCCTCCGGGGCCGCATTCCCCGACGCACTGTCCGGAGCGGCGTACGCCGCGGCGGCGAAGAGCCCGCTGCAGGTCACCCCGCAGGGCTGCGTGTACCCGCAGGCGGCGGAGCAGACGCTCCGCGCTCCGACGTACAAGCTCCTCGGCGGAACCACGGCGCTCAGCGATCTCGTGGGGAAGCTCAGCGTCTGCCAGTAG
- a CDS encoding glycosyltransferase family 1 protein produces MTTLRVVVDELIGDAPGGARRYTEELTRQLIATAPAGCQVEGIVPNVSDDIVDDLRMRLPGIAAITTLPMGRRELVMAWQSGLKLGGVSGMVHAPSLLAPLRKHDRVNDGDQIAVTIHDVLPWLHPESLGSANALWHKAMAKRARKHADAIVVPTHAIADQLGEFIDFGDRVRVIGGAPATTLRLPADADERAARLGLPERYALTLGSIMPRKGIAPLIRAVALPDAQDIPLIIAGPDRYGDGSATGVAAAAGLPEDRVRALGHLDDADLAVALDRATVFVFPSLAEGFGLPIVEAFKFGLPVIHSDDPALVEVAAGAGLAVERPDTPDDPAYSERLAAAIGRVLTDDELRSRLGILAADRARAFSWRDSAERVWQLHADL; encoded by the coding sequence ATGACAACCCTGAGAGTGGTCGTTGATGAGCTCATCGGCGACGCCCCCGGCGGGGCGCGCAGGTACACCGAGGAACTGACCAGGCAGCTCATCGCCACAGCGCCGGCGGGGTGCCAGGTCGAGGGCATCGTCCCCAACGTCTCCGACGACATCGTCGACGACCTCCGGATGCGCCTCCCCGGCATCGCGGCGATCACCACCCTGCCGATGGGCAGGCGCGAACTCGTCATGGCCTGGCAGTCCGGCCTCAAGCTCGGCGGGGTGAGCGGCATGGTGCACGCACCCAGCCTGCTGGCTCCGCTGCGCAAGCACGACAGGGTCAACGACGGTGACCAGATCGCGGTGACCATCCACGACGTGCTCCCCTGGCTGCACCCGGAATCGCTCGGCTCCGCCAACGCCCTCTGGCACAAGGCGATGGCCAAGCGCGCCCGCAAGCACGCGGACGCCATCGTGGTGCCGACACACGCCATCGCGGACCAGCTCGGCGAGTTCATCGACTTCGGCGACAGGGTGCGCGTCATCGGAGGTGCCCCGGCCACGACGCTGCGCCTCCCCGCGGACGCCGACGAGCGCGCGGCCAGGCTCGGGCTCCCCGAGCGATACGCGCTCACGCTCGGCTCGATCATGCCGCGCAAGGGCATCGCGCCGCTCATCCGCGCCGTCGCCCTGCCGGACGCCCAGGACATCCCGCTCATCATCGCCGGACCGGACAGGTACGGCGACGGCTCTGCCACCGGGGTCGCTGCTGCGGCCGGGCTCCCGGAGGACAGGGTGCGCGCACTCGGCCACTTGGACGACGCCGACCTCGCTGTCGCCCTCGACCGCGCGACGGTGTTCGTCTTCCCCAGCCTGGCGGAGGGATTCGGGCTGCCGATCGTCGAGGCGTTCAAGTTCGGCCTGCCCGTGATCCACTCCGACGACCCCGCCCTGGTCGAGGTCGCAGCGGGTGCAGGGCTCGCGGTTGAGCGACCGGACACCCCGGACGACCCCGCATACTCCGAGCGGCTCGCGGCGGCCATCGGCCGGGTGCTGACCGACGACGAGCTGCGCAGCAGGCTCGGCATCCTGGCCGCCGACCGCGCCCGCGCGTTCAGCTGGCGCGACTCGGCAGAGCGCGTCTGGCAGCTGCACGCCGACCTGTAG
- the rfbB gene encoding dTDP-glucose 4,6-dehydratase: MKILVTGGAGFIGSNFVRRTLQDAYPGLEGAEVVVLDALTYSGNLENLAPVADSPRYTFIKGDIRNGGLLDELFPEIDAVVHFAAESHVDRSVRDASIFVETNVLGTQQLLDAALRNDVKRFVHVSTDEVYGSIAEGSWDEERPLEPNSPYSASKAGSDLLARSYYRTHGLNISITRCSNNYGPYHFPEKVIPLFVTNLIDDKHVPLYGEGNNIRDWLHVDDHTRGIAMVLVGGRAGEIYNIGGGTELTNKELTQLLLDATGKDWSYVDRVADRLGHDLRYSVDISKIRAELGYEPLVPFQQGLADVVQWYRDNRSWWEPLKARAALDN; encoded by the coding sequence ATGAAAATTCTCGTCACCGGCGGCGCCGGTTTCATCGGCTCCAACTTCGTCCGGCGAACGCTGCAGGATGCGTACCCCGGCCTCGAAGGCGCAGAGGTCGTCGTGCTGGACGCTCTGACGTACTCGGGCAACCTGGAGAACCTGGCCCCCGTGGCCGACTCTCCCCGCTACACCTTCATCAAGGGCGACATCCGCAACGGCGGCCTGCTCGATGAGCTGTTCCCCGAGATCGACGCCGTGGTGCACTTCGCGGCGGAGTCGCACGTCGACCGTTCGGTGCGCGACGCATCCATCTTCGTCGAGACCAACGTGCTCGGCACCCAGCAGCTGCTCGACGCGGCGCTCCGCAACGACGTGAAGCGCTTCGTCCACGTCTCCACCGACGAGGTCTACGGCTCCATCGCCGAGGGCTCCTGGGACGAGGAGCGGCCGCTCGAGCCGAACTCGCCGTACTCCGCGTCGAAGGCGGGCAGCGACCTGCTCGCGCGCAGCTACTACCGCACGCACGGCCTCAACATCTCGATCACGCGCTGCTCGAACAACTACGGCCCGTACCACTTCCCCGAGAAGGTCATCCCGCTGTTCGTCACGAACCTGATCGACGACAAGCACGTTCCGCTCTACGGCGAGGGAAACAACATCCGGGACTGGCTGCACGTCGACGACCACACCCGCGGCATTGCGATGGTGCTGGTGGGCGGCCGCGCCGGCGAGATCTACAACATCGGCGGCGGCACCGAGCTCACCAACAAGGAGCTCACCCAGCTGCTGCTCGACGCGACCGGCAAGGACTGGTCGTACGTCGACCGCGTCGCCGACCGCCTCGGCCACGACCTGCGTTACTCGGTCGACATCTCCAAGATCCGCGCAGAGCTCGGCTACGAGCCGCTCGTGCCGTTCCAGCAGGGTCTCGCAGACGTCGTGCAGTGGTACCGCGACAACCGCAGCTGGTGGGAGCCGCTGAAGGCACGCGCCGCGCTGGACAACTGA